Proteins encoded together in one Paenibacillus segetis window:
- a CDS encoding carbohydrate ABC transporter permease — protein sequence MQLIRKNMSKAIITVFMGALSIVFLIPLVWMVSAAFKYEKDVMRFPIQWIPEKINVAYNFKTVWMGKVPFYEFYFNSFKIAIITTIITLIISSMSAYALTKINFKGRNFVFLGLLSFMIIPDQATLIPRFLLVRWFGLYNTHAAIIFMSMFSIYFTFLLRQFMIGISDEFVEAARIDGAGHVKIFLSIMVPLCKPVLATVAIIKFIWTWNDYQNPLIFLLDRDLYTIPLGMTLFRDDFTNNYAIMMTAAVSAIIPLLIVFIALQKQVINGIALGGVKG from the coding sequence ATGCAGCTAATTAGAAAAAACATGTCAAAAGCGATAATCACCGTCTTCATGGGTGCTCTGTCCATCGTATTCCTAATACCTCTCGTTTGGATGGTATCGGCAGCATTTAAATATGAGAAGGACGTAATGCGCTTTCCGATTCAATGGATTCCCGAGAAGATCAATGTAGCGTATAATTTTAAGACAGTCTGGATGGGGAAGGTTCCCTTCTATGAATTTTATTTCAACTCATTTAAGATCGCTATTATTACAACTATTATTACGCTGATTATCTCATCGATGTCGGCTTACGCTTTAACAAAAATCAATTTTAAAGGACGAAATTTCGTATTCCTGGGACTTTTATCTTTCATGATTATTCCAGATCAAGCGACATTAATTCCGCGCTTCTTGCTGGTTCGCTGGTTCGGGCTCTATAACACACATGCAGCGATTATATTTATGAGCATGTTCTCGATCTACTTTACATTCTTACTTCGGCAATTTATGATCGGCATCAGTGATGAGTTTGTTGAAGCAGCAAGAATCGATGGCGCAGGTCATGTGAAAATCTTCTTGTCCATTATGGTGCCGCTCTGTAAGCCGGTATTGGCAACCGTAGCTATTATCAAATTCATCTGGACCTGGAATGACTATCAGAATCCGCTCATTTTCTTACTGGACAGGGATCTGTACACCATTCCACTTGGAATGACACTGTTCCGTGATGACTTCACAAACAACTATGCGATTATGATGACAGCAGCTGTATCAGCAATTATTCCACTGCTGATCGTGTTCATCGCTCTGCAGAAACAGGTTATTAACGGAATTGCACTTGGTGGCGTGAAAGGCTGA